One Arachis hypogaea cultivar Tifrunner chromosome 2, arahy.Tifrunner.gnm2.J5K5, whole genome shotgun sequence genomic window, ttcaAAACTGTAATAATAAGAAGCAATATTTGTGATCAATCAAGCAACTAAATAATCTGAAAACTTAGGTAGTTGAAAGAATGAAGAGTGAAAGTTTTCCTAGTGATTTTCCAGTTTACTAGTATCAAATAACATAAATTGCAACAAACTATTAACTGTCTCAACTTATTACTAACACATATATCTCTTTTATGAGCCTATATCTATCAAGTTTGGCATAAACTTCAAGCAATTAAATTTTCATTGCACTGTTAAAAAAAGGGGTCAAATATATAAATGGGTACAACTAAGTAGCCTGGTAGGTAAAGTTGTTCAAAGTCTCCACTACTCGTTTTCCTTGGTCAGAGCACTGAAAAAAAAATGTGAAGGAAACACCCTCTTAGAATAAAATTAGAATAGAATATCATATGCCATTGGACGTGGAACAATTTGTGCTGAAAGTAGGTGAAGTCAAGctcttatattaaaaaaaatcatcagTGGCATCATTTGTCCAACAAGTGGGACATTTTCATGAATAATTTTAGTATCGCTTGCTTCTAATACCAATAATCTTAAAGTCAATATGTTTCTGCTTCAAAAGTACATATCAGAGTAGGACAATATACTTCACTAGATACCTCCATTTCCTTTCATTTGCTCGATTTCTTATATTCTTATCAATTGACCTTGAGAAACATGGCTGCCGAACTTGTGGGTGGAGCTGTTCTGTCTTCTATTCTTAATGTTGTTTTTGACAGGATGTCCTCACCAGAAGTTGCTAACTGGATCAAAGGGAAGAAGCTTACCCAGAAGCTGCTTGGAAGGTTGAAGACTACTCTTTATGCTGTTCAAGCCTTTCTCATTGATGCTGAGCAGAAGCAGATCAAGGAGAGAGCTGTCAAGGACTGGCTCGATACTCTCAAAGATGCTATGTATGTTGCTGATAACTTGCTGGATGAAGTCTTCACCAAAGCTGCCACTCAAAAGGATCCAGGTACCTTCTTCTCTCGTTATCTCAATTTGCAAGATAGGGAGATAGCAAACTGCATGGAGGAAATTATTGATAAGATAGAATCTATTGTGAAACAAAAAGACACTCTTGGTCTTAGAGAGATTCCTAAGGAGAACATGTCATGGAGGATTACAACATCTCTAGTTGAAAGATCCAATATATATGGCAGGGAAAAAGACAAGGAGGTCATAGTGAAATTGTTGTTGGACGACGATGATACTACTGATGGTGATATACCTGTGATTCCCATTGTGGGCATGGGAGGAATAGGAAAGACTACTTTGGCCCAATTGGTGTACCATGATGACGAAGTGAAGAAGAATTTTGATTTTCAAGCTTGGGTTTGTGTGTCCGAAGAGTTTGATGTTATCAAGGTCACCAAGACTATAATTGAAACAATAACTTCACGATCTTGTAAGTTGACAGATTTGAATTTACTTCAACATGATTTAAAGGAAAAGCTGGCCAGACGAAAATTCTTTGTTGTCTTGGATGATGCATGGAATGAAGATTATGACGCTTGGAATAGCCTTCTAAAACCTTTTCAGAATGGAGTTAAGGGAAGTAAAATTCTCATAACTACTAGAAGTAAAAAGGTCGCTTCTGTAGTGCAAACTGTTCCACCTCATGAACTAAATTTATTGTCTCATGAAGATTGTTGGTTAGTGTTTTCAAAGCATGCACGTCTTTCCACTGACTCTATGCAGAATACAACTTTGGGAAAGGTCGGCAGAAATATTGTAAAGAAGTGTAATGGATTGCCATTGGCAGCTCAAGCCCTTGGAAGCTTATTGCGTGGAAATTCTGATGTCAAGTATTGGAATCATATATTGAAGAGTGAGATATGGGAATTCTCTGATGACAGGATAAAAGTTGTACCGGCATTAAGAATTAGCTACTATTATCTTCCTTCATGCTTGAAAGAGTGCTTTGTTTATTGTTCCTTGTATCCCAAAGACCATGAATTCGACAAAGATGAATTGATTTTGTTATGGATGGCAGAAAATTTTTTACAACCAGTAGGAAAAAAAAGTATGGAAGAAGTTGGCGATGAATATTTTGACGAATTAGTTGCGAGATCATTTTTCCAGCCTCATAGTACTCGGGAAAAGATATTTGTGATGCATGATCTGGTGCATGATTTGGCAATGATCTTTGGTGGAGAGTTCTATTTTAGAGCTGAGGAGGTTGAGAATACTGTTGAAGTTGATATTAAAACTCGTCATTTGTCACATAATGCTAAAGGCAATTACCCAATGTCAAAACTTCTGGGAGTTTGTGACAAAGTAAAACATACAAGGACATTTCTTGAAGTTAATTTGGATTGGGGGATTCCATTCAACATGGAAAACGCACCATGCATTTTACTCTCACAATTGAAGTACTTGAGAGTTTTGTCGTTTAAATGTTTTCCTCTTGACTCACTTCCTGATTCAGTAGGTGAGTTGATTCATTTGCGTTACTTGGATCTATCAAAGACCTACATTGTGACATTGCCTGAGTCACTGGGTAACCTGTACAATTTGCAGACTTTGAAGCTGAATGGATGTGCAAATCTGAAAACTCGTCCAGCTGGCATGCAAAATCTTGTCAATTTGCGTCACCTTGATATTACAGGGACTTGTTTGCATGAGATGCCGAAAGGCATGAGCAAATTGAAAGGTTTGCAGTTTTTAAGCGACTACATTGTTGGGAAGCATGAAGAGAACAAGATCAAAGAACTGAGAGCACTTGCAAATCTACACCAATCAATTTCCATTACCAAATTGGAGAATGTGGTCAACAGCAATGAAGCTTCGGAGGCAAGAATGTGTAATAAGGATGGCATTAACTCTTTGAGCTTGTTGTGGTCAATAGATAAAGATGGCATTAACTCCTTCTGTTCAGGATTAATGACTGAGGAACTGTCAGCCATAGCTATAAATCAGAGGCACAGTGCAGAGatcctgctctgataccaaattgaaGTGTTTGAATGTATTGTGTTATAAAATGTACAGGAAATCAGCCTCTTTATAGAGGAATtacagaaatagaaataactagaaaataggaaagaaaggaaaaatactagcctaaaataaaggaaagatttCTAATCATAAAATCCCTATAATTAAGCTAAAcctaaaaaggaaaagatttataattaattctatttacaTAAAAGATTCAAGAAAGGAATTAggaatctgattttgatttgatctagtcAACACAGTATATTCCCAAATTGAAAGAGATATACTTGACAAGTTACAACCTCACAGTAATTTGAAAGAACTACAAATCAGGGCTTACAGGGGTACAACACTTCCAGATTGGTTGGGGCATTCTTCCTACCACAACATCACCAAGGTACTTATGGGCGGTTTCCTTTCGGGTGGTTTCAGAAAGTGTTGTATGCTTCCTTCACTTGGAGAGTTGCCTTCTTTGAAGCACCTAAAAATTAAAGGCTTTGAAAGGCTTGGGATTGTTGGTGCTGAATTTTACCAAAACCATGATTCTTGTGTGGAGACACCATTTCCAATGCTTGAAACTCTCTGGTTCGAATCAATGCCTTGCTGGAAGGAGTGGCGTTCATTGGAGTTCAATGCATTTCCCAGACTTAGGAAGCTTACCATATGGGGGTGTCCCATGTTGACAGGAGATTTGCCCAATCATCTACCATCTTTGAAATATCTTGATATTCGGAATTGCGAGCAGCTGAGTTCTTGCCTTCCAAGAGCTCCTGCTATTACCAAATTGTGTCTACTTCATAGCAATAATGTGAGAATTTTAGAGCTACCTCCTTTATTGCATGAACTATTAATCAAAGGAAAGAATCTAGTGGAGGCTGTCGTGCCGGCCATAAAGAACACCCAACTGAGTTGCCTCACATCTTTGTCTATCTCAGATTGTTCCTCCCATATATTGTTTCCATTGAGTAGTATTCCTGCATCAGTGAAAAAGTTGAGGATATCAAGTTGTAGAAACTTAGAATTCCAAATTGAAGGCCAACACGACTCGCTGCATATACTTGAAATAACTAACAGCTGTGATTTGGTTACATCCTTctcattgttggattcctttcCTAATCTCGTGTGTGCTGACATCACGGACTGTGAAAAGATGGAGTCTGTTGTGGTGTCATGCTCTCTTTCATGTCTCCgttcattatatatatacaacTGTGCCAGATTGAAATCCATTTCCACGCTGTGGACAGCAGCACCTCAGCTAGAGAATCTCACAATAATGGGCTGTCCAGAAATCGATTTGTCTGCTATAAGGGATCCACAATGTAGCTTGAGATCTCTTCGCATCGGCTACTTCGAGAAGCTAGTGAGCAGTGCAGCATTGATGAATTTGCAATTTCATGGGCTTACTCATCTTACCATTGAAGGTGAATGCGAAAGTGTGAGTGTGAAGTCTCTCCCAAAGGAAGGTTGGTTGCCTGCATGCCTTGAGTCTCTGATACTGAATCGCATTAAAAGTGTCGAGACGTTGGAATGCAAGGGACTAGTCCACCTCAACTCCCTCCGAAATTTAACCATTATTGAATGTCCCAAGCTGGAGAATATTGAGGGAGAAAAGCTACCTGCTTCTCTAATTCGACTCATCATCAAAGAAAGCCATTTGCTTGGTAAGAGGTGTGAGATGAAGGACCTACAAGTTTGGCCTAAAATTTCCCACATCCGCGGCATTCAAGTTAATGGAAGATGGATTTGGTAGATGGTAACACAAGATTTTGCACAAATATTTACACACTGCATATAAAGTGAGTCAGtagttttcattctt contains:
- the LOC140172841 gene encoding putative disease resistance RPP13-like protein 1; this translates as MAAELVGGAVLSSILNVVFDRMSSPEVANWIKGKKLTQKLLGRLKTTLYAVQAFLIDAEQKQIKERAVKDWLDTLKDAMYVADNLLDEVFTKAATQKDPGTFFSRYLNLQDREIANCMEEIIDKIESIVKQKDTLGLREIPKENMSWRITTSLVERSNIYGREKDKEVIVKLLLDDDDTTDGDIPVIPIVGMGGIGKTTLAQLVYHDDEVKKNFDFQAWVCVSEEFDVIKVTKTIIETITSRSCKLTDLNLLQHDLKEKLARRKFFVVLDDAWNEDYDAWNSLLKPFQNGVKGSKILITTRSKKVASVVQTVPPHELNLLSHEDCWLVFSKHARLSTDSMQNTTLGKVGRNIVKKCNGLPLAAQALGSLLRGNSDVKYWNHILKSEIWEFSDDRIKVVPALRISYYYLPSCLKECFVYCSLYPKDHEFDKDELILLWMAENFLQPVGKKSMEEVGDEYFDELVARSFFQPHSTREKIFVMHDLVHDLAMIFGGEFYFRAEEVENTVEVDIKTRHLSHNAKGNYPMSKLLGVCDKVKHTRTFLEVNLDWGIPFNMENAPCILLSQLKYLRVLSFKCFPLDSLPDSVGELIHLRYLDLSKTYIVTLPESLGNLYNLQTLKLNGCANLKTRPAGMQNLVNLRHLDITGTCLHEMPKGMSKLKGLQFLSDYIVGKHEENKIKELRALANLHQSISITKLENVVNSNEASEARMCNKDGINSLSLLWSIDKDGINSFCSGLMTEELSAIAINQRHSAEILL
- the LOC112756716 gene encoding uncharacterized protein, whose product is MGGFLSGGFRKCCMLPSLGELPSLKHLKIKGFERLGIVGAEFYQNHDSCVETPFPMLETLWFESMPCWKEWRSLEFNAFPRLRKLTIWGCPMLTGDLPNHLPSLKYLDIRNCEQLSSCLPRAPAITKLCLLHSNNVRILELPPLLHELLIKGKNLVEAVVPAIKNTQLSCLTSLSISDCSSHILFPLSSIPASVKKLRISSCRNLEFQIEGQHDSLHILEITNSCDLVTSFSLLDSFPNLVCADITDCEKMESVVVSCSLSCLRSLYIYNCARLKSISTLWTAAPQLENLTIMGCPEIDLSAIRDPQCSLRSLRIGYFEKLVSSAALMNLQFHGLTHLTIEGECESVSVKSLPKEGWLPACLESLILNRIKSVETLECKGLVHLNSLRNLTIIECPKLENIEGEKLPASLIRLIIKESHLLGKRCEMKDLQVWPKISHIRGIQVNGRWIW